One Malus domestica chromosome 11, GDT2T_hap1 genomic region harbors:
- the LOC103448390 gene encoding uncharacterized protein: MEMEMQMKSYLKDGNVGSVVGVVTPTDSNVGVGVGVVTPNSTANHELAAQPLLKLRVAALFFKAAYQFMEAKGSWEMNEINTTEEAIPTRYYCYRCRHLVTVDVEVEIKCPFCQDGFIQPCEGVNSRYLTMSSESELSESGSDGEGLVDEQRHVIRVLVLSFSQLVFILGIGRFSVF, translated from the exons ATGGAGATGGAGATGCAGATGAAAAGTTACCTGAAAGATGGCAATGTTGGTTCCGTCGTCGGAGTAGTGACGCCTACTGACAGCAATGTTGGTGTCGGAGTCGGAGTAGTGACGCCCAATAGCACTGCCAATCACGAACTTGCTGCTCAG CCCTTGCTCAAGTTGCGGGTCGCAGCCTTGTTTTTCAAAGCTGCATATCAATTTATGGAAG CAAAAGGTAGTTGGGAGATGAACGAGATAAATACAACCGAGGAAGCAATTCCAACTAGGTACTACTGCTACAGGTGTCGTCATCTGGTCACTGTGGATGTCGAAGTCGAAATCAAATGCCCTTTCTGCCAAGACGGCTTCATCCAACCATGCGAGGGTGTTAACTCACGCTACCTAACCATGTCATCCGAATCTGAGCTTTCTGAAAGTGGTTCAGATGGAGAG GGCCTCGTTGACGAGCAACGCCATGTGATACGGGTATTGGTCTTGAGCTTCAGTCAGCTGGTTTTTATCCTTGGGATCGGAAGGTTCTCTgttttctaa